The genome window GAGCATGCTGATAACCGGAATGGCAAATGCCGCCGTTTTTCCCGTCCCCGTTTGGGCAATCGCCAGTACGTCCTCCCCTTTCAGAATCGGCGGAATGGATTTGTACTGAATATCGGTTGGGCGCTTAAAACCCAGGTTTTCCAGATTTCGCTTGATTTCCGGAGCAATTTTATAATCGTCAAACTTCATGAACTACGTTCTTTGCGTGATTAGTTTGCCTTCATCCGCAGATAAAGGTCTTCTACTTTCTGACGCGCCCAGGGCGTTTTGCGCAGGAAGGTCAAACTGGATTTTATACTGGGATCGTGCGTAAAACAGCGGATGTTAATCCGATAACCCAGTCGCTCCCACCCATAATGATCGACTAGTTCAATCAGAATTGATTCGAGCGTTTTGCCGTGCAGCGGATTATTGGGTTGCGTATTCGTCATTGTTAAATGGGTCAACAAAGAACAAATATAACTCAATCTGCAAGATCTACTTACACAATCAATAGTCCATTCTCCCGCAAGCTCCGCCACGCTGGCGACTGCTGCCAAACC of Tellurirhabdus bombi contains these proteins:
- a CDS encoding VF530 family protein, which produces MTNTQPNNPLHGKTLESILIELVDHYGWERLGYRINIRCFTHDPSIKSSLTFLRKTPWARQKVEDLYLRMKAN